The Kitasatospora setae KM-6054 genome contains a region encoding:
- a CDS encoding dienelactone hydrolase family protein, protein MHFTFDPSADLLLDDRDGDSGARTGTHNGTAAVRERGFTLDGVPGVLWTPATADAPAPLILLGHPPLGLRRMHPRLLDRARHAAADGFASAALELPGSGERPGIPELDLARAELRRALGAGEAVAPETVDALVLPLVDRAVPELRAALDALLALPELTGPVGYSGGVIAVGVRLAAVEPRLAAAGLFAGSLIPRRTFAEARGITIPLHVLLQWDDEGNDRQAALDLFDAFASTEKSLSANMGGHTGVPAHAAEAAAGFFRRHLK, encoded by the coding sequence GTGCACTTCACCTTCGACCCGTCCGCCGACCTGCTGCTCGACGACCGGGACGGCGACTCCGGCGCCCGTACCGGAACCCACAACGGCACCGCCGCCGTCCGCGAGCGCGGGTTCACCCTCGACGGCGTCCCCGGCGTCCTGTGGACGCCCGCGACCGCCGACGCCCCGGCCCCGCTGATCCTGCTCGGCCACCCCCCGCTCGGGCTGCGCCGGATGCACCCCCGGCTGCTCGACCGGGCCCGGCACGCCGCCGCGGACGGCTTCGCCTCGGCCGCCCTCGAACTGCCGGGCAGCGGCGAGCGGCCCGGCATCCCCGAGCTCGACCTGGCCCGCGCCGAACTGCGCCGCGCCCTGGGGGCCGGCGAGGCCGTCGCCCCGGAGACGGTCGACGCCCTGGTCCTCCCGCTCGTCGACCGGGCGGTGCCCGAGCTGCGCGCCGCCCTCGACGCGCTGCTCGCGCTGCCCGAACTGACCGGCCCGGTCGGCTACTCGGGCGGCGTGATCGCCGTCGGCGTCCGGCTGGCCGCCGTCGAGCCCCGGCTCGCCGCCGCCGGCCTGTTCGCCGGCAGCCTGATCCCGCGCCGCACCTTCGCGGAGGCCCGCGGCATCACGATCCCGCTGCACGTCCTGCTCCAGTGGGACGACGAGGGCAACGACCGGCAGGCCGCGCTCGACCTGTTCGACGCCTTCGCCTCCACCGAGAAGTCGCTCAGCGCCAACATGGGCGGCCACACCGGCGTCCCGGCCCACGCGGCGGAGGCGGCGGCCGGCTTCTTCCGGCGCCACCTGAAGTAG
- a CDS encoding DUF4240 domain-containing protein — MADDADDTDPRDAGAVAARAVALPAARPAARIVAADAAPGRPLAESYRTPLWAAAHLLDSGCADDGFDYFRGRLVAQGREVCERVVADPDLSAELPAELPAELPDPDPDWNVDFDDHDELPRLARLRTEEGNP; from the coding sequence CTGGCCGACGACGCCGACGACACCGACCCGCGCGACGCCGGGGCGGTCGCCGCGCGGGCGGTCGCGCTGCCAGCGGCCCGGCCGGCGGCCCGGATCGTCGCGGCGGACGCGGCGCCCGGTCGGCCGCTGGCGGAGTCGTACCGGACCCCGCTGTGGGCGGCGGCGCACCTGCTCGACAGCGGGTGCGCGGACGACGGGTTCGACTACTTCCGGGGCCGGCTGGTCGCGCAGGGCCGGGAGGTGTGCGAGCGGGTGGTCGCCGATCCGGACCTGTCGGCGGAGCTGCCGGCGGAGCTGCCGGCGGAGCTGCCGGATCCGGATCCGGACTGGAACGTCGACTTCGACGACCACGACGAGCTGCCCCGGCTGGCCCGGCTCCGCACCGAGGAGGGGAACCCGTGA
- a CDS encoding MarR family winged helix-turn-helix transcriptional regulator — protein sequence MSEDAEPAPSAVRASQQVRSVIGKLRRRIRAAAGTGDFTLTQASTVGRLLDNGGQGLTTSDLAVAEGMRHQSMATTIAALAAQGLVERSRDPEDGRRVLIGLTEEGRRRGEEGRRARGEWLAAELQRTCTEEERQTVIAAMAVLERLVQD from the coding sequence ATGAGCGAAGACGCCGAGCCCGCGCCGTCCGCCGTGCGCGCCTCGCAGCAGGTCCGGTCGGTGATCGGCAAGCTGCGCCGCCGGATCCGGGCCGCCGCCGGGACGGGGGACTTCACCCTCACCCAGGCGTCCACCGTCGGACGGCTGCTCGACAACGGCGGGCAGGGCCTGACCACCAGCGACCTCGCCGTCGCCGAGGGGATGCGGCACCAGTCGATGGCCACCACCATCGCCGCCCTCGCCGCCCAGGGCCTGGTCGAGCGCAGCCGCGACCCCGAGGACGGGCGCCGGGTGCTGATCGGCCTCACCGAGGAGGGCCGGCGGCGCGGCGAGGAGGGCCGCCGGGCCCGCGGCGAGTGGCTGGCCGCCGAACTCCAGCGCACCTGCACCGAGGAGGAGCGGCAGACCGTGATCGCGGCGATGGCCGTCCTCGAACGGCTCGTCCAGGACTGA
- a CDS encoding family 2B encapsulin nanocompartment shell protein, producing MSVDSSPETQQAQRQQTSLTTAAARNLATTTKSAPQMQEITSRWLLRMLPWTQTSGGTYRVNRRLTYTVGDGRIEFIQTGGDVRVIPQELGELALLRGYEDDEVLTALADRCRQRDFRVGEVLVERGTPSDKIHLVAHGKIDQVSTGKYGDDAVVGVLGDGDRFGENALLDADATWDYTATAKTAGTLLTLSRADFEAVLAQADSLRAHIRDFATLPLQRQNELGEAEIAMSAGHEGEHLLPTAFVDYELKPREYELSIAQTVLRVHSRVADLYNQPMNQIEQQLKLTVEALRERQEHELINNREFGLLANCSFDQRIQTHSGPATPDDLDELLSRRRDSEFFLAHPKAIAALGREFNSRGLYPDTVDLQGHKVPAWRGVPILPCSKIPITPENTSSILVLRTGEDNQGVIGLHQTGIPDEYQPSLSVRFMGIDDKAVINYLVTAYYSAAILVPDALGVLENVEIAHR from the coding sequence ATGTCCGTGGACAGCAGCCCGGAGACTCAGCAGGCGCAGCGCCAGCAGACCAGCCTCACCACCGCCGCGGCCCGCAACCTGGCGACCACGACCAAGTCCGCCCCGCAGATGCAGGAGATCACCTCCCGGTGGCTGCTGCGGATGCTGCCCTGGACGCAGACCTCCGGCGGCACCTACCGGGTCAACCGCCGACTGACCTACACGGTCGGCGACGGCCGGATCGAGTTCATCCAGACCGGCGGCGACGTCCGGGTCATCCCGCAGGAGCTCGGCGAACTCGCCCTGCTGCGCGGCTACGAGGACGACGAGGTGCTGACCGCCCTCGCCGACCGCTGCCGGCAGCGCGACTTCCGGGTCGGCGAGGTCCTGGTCGAGCGCGGCACCCCGTCCGACAAGATCCACCTGGTCGCGCACGGCAAGATCGACCAGGTCTCCACCGGCAAGTACGGCGACGACGCGGTGGTCGGCGTCCTCGGCGACGGCGACCGCTTCGGCGAGAACGCGCTGCTCGACGCCGACGCCACCTGGGACTACACCGCCACCGCCAAGACCGCCGGCACCCTGCTGACCCTCAGCCGGGCCGACTTCGAGGCCGTGCTCGCCCAGGCCGACAGCCTGCGGGCGCACATCCGGGACTTCGCCACCCTGCCGCTGCAGCGGCAGAACGAGCTCGGCGAGGCCGAGATCGCGATGTCGGCCGGCCACGAGGGCGAGCACCTGCTGCCCACCGCGTTCGTCGACTACGAGCTCAAGCCGCGCGAGTACGAGCTCTCCATCGCGCAGACCGTGCTCCGGGTGCACTCCCGGGTCGCCGACCTGTACAACCAGCCGATGAACCAGATCGAGCAGCAGCTCAAGCTCACCGTGGAGGCGCTGCGCGAGCGCCAGGAGCACGAGCTGATCAACAACCGCGAGTTCGGCCTGCTCGCCAACTGCTCCTTCGACCAGCGCATCCAGACCCACTCCGGCCCGGCCACCCCCGACGACCTGGACGAGCTGCTCAGCCGCCGCCGCGACTCCGAGTTCTTCCTCGCCCACCCGAAGGCGATCGCCGCGCTCGGCCGCGAGTTCAACTCCCGGGGCCTGTACCCCGACACCGTCGACCTCCAGGGCCACAAGGTCCCGGCCTGGCGCGGCGTCCCGATCCTGCCCTGCAGCAAGATCCCGATCACCCCGGAGAACACCAGCTCGATCCTGGTGCTGCGCACCGGCGAGGACAACCAGGGCGTCATCGGCCTGCACCAGACCGGCATCCCGGACGAGTACCAGCCCAGCCTGTCGGTCCGCTTCATGGGCATCGACGACAAGGCCGTGATCAACTATCTGGTCACCGCGTACTACTCGGCCGCGATCCTGGTCCCCGACGCGCTCGGCGTGCTGGAGAACGTGGAGATCGCGCACCGCTGA
- a CDS encoding GNAT family N-acetyltransferase — translation MAQIRLPAGYTARPLDPDADLPDLLDLLTACERDLHGPAAPAADPGELAAVLARPGFDPAVDTVLVHGPDGRLAAWAWSERRCECRVHPAHRGRRLGTGLLGWIEGRAVEQGAEKLVQVVADLDATGLAMLRTYGYRPKGASWLLGIALDDLPEPPPPPAGITIRPFRSGDPDDERAAHRVVEEAFADWKARRLPFEEWAQHAVHRETFAPERSPLAIADGDGETDGGTGGRVVGVALALDQPGSADGYVESLAVDRAHRNRGIARLLLQHTFRACRDAGLSHCTLWTHSGTGAIDLYLKVGMTVRYTSVVLEKTLPR, via the coding sequence ATGGCCCAGATCCGGCTGCCCGCCGGCTACACCGCCCGGCCGCTCGACCCGGACGCCGACCTGCCCGACCTGCTCGACCTGCTGACCGCCTGCGAACGCGACCTGCACGGCCCGGCCGCCCCGGCGGCGGACCCGGGCGAACTCGCCGCCGTCCTGGCCCGGCCCGGCTTCGACCCGGCCGTCGACACCGTGCTGGTGCACGGCCCGGACGGGCGGCTCGCCGCCTGGGCGTGGAGCGAACGGCGCTGCGAGTGCCGGGTCCACCCCGCCCACCGCGGCCGCCGGCTCGGCACCGGGCTGCTCGGCTGGATCGAGGGCCGGGCCGTCGAACAGGGCGCCGAGAAGCTCGTCCAGGTCGTCGCCGACCTGGACGCCACCGGGCTCGCCATGCTCCGCACCTACGGCTACCGGCCGAAGGGCGCCAGCTGGCTGCTCGGGATCGCCCTCGACGACCTGCCCGAACCGCCGCCCCCGCCCGCGGGCATCACGATCCGCCCGTTCCGGAGCGGCGACCCGGACGACGAACGGGCGGCGCACCGGGTGGTCGAGGAGGCGTTCGCGGACTGGAAGGCCCGCCGACTCCCCTTCGAGGAGTGGGCCCAACACGCCGTCCACCGCGAGACCTTCGCCCCCGAGCGCTCCCCGCTCGCCATCGCTGACGGCGACGGGGAGACGGACGGGGGAACAGGCGGCCGGGTGGTCGGCGTCGCCCTCGCACTCGACCAGCCCGGCAGCGCCGACGGCTACGTCGAGAGCCTCGCCGTCGACCGCGCGCACCGCAACCGCGGCATCGCCCGCCTGCTGCTCCAGCACACCTTCCGGGCCTGCCGGGACGCCGGGCTCAGCCACTGCACGCTGTGGACGCACTCCGGCACCGGTGCGATCGACCTCTACCTGAAGGTCGGCATGACCGTCCGGTACACCTCCGTCGTGCTGGAGAAGACCCTGCCGCGCTGA
- a CDS encoding GNAT family N-acetyltransferase: protein MPELAAARGYRLRGWTEPDAELLRAAAADPYIPLTTTVPSPYSDAAAAAYLARQRRRTAIGTGYPFVIVDPDGRAVGGLGLWTGEVPLRGWATVGYWVAPAFRRRGAAGAALAAAADWALGELALPRLELYVEPWNTGSIRTAERAGFRRTGLRPAHQLVDGRPRDMWHYAREGDPGASEHDE from the coding sequence GTGCCCGAACTCGCCGCCGCGCGCGGCTACCGGCTGCGCGGCTGGACCGAGCCGGACGCCGAACTGCTCCGGGCGGCCGCCGCCGACCCGTACATCCCGCTGACCACCACCGTGCCGTCCCCGTACAGCGACGCCGCCGCGGCCGCCTACCTGGCCCGGCAGCGGCGCCGGACCGCGATCGGCACCGGCTACCCGTTCGTGATCGTCGACCCGGACGGGCGGGCGGTCGGCGGCCTCGGCCTGTGGACCGGCGAGGTGCCGCTGCGCGGCTGGGCGACCGTCGGCTACTGGGTCGCCCCCGCCTTCCGCCGCCGCGGCGCGGCCGGAGCCGCGCTGGCCGCCGCAGCCGACTGGGCGCTCGGCGAACTCGCGCTGCCCCGGCTGGAGTTGTACGTCGAACCGTGGAACACCGGCTCGATCCGGACCGCCGAACGGGCCGGCTTCCGGCGCACCGGCCTGCGGCCCGCCCACCAGCTGGTGGACGGGCGGCCGCGCGACATGTGGCACTACGCCAGGGAGGGCGACCCCGGGGCGTCAGAGCACGACGAGTGA
- a CDS encoding bestrophin-like domain: MSEWLALALAMAGACLVVVAVVLVRHRKADEDEDTSETPDVIEYITMMIGVVYAIVLGLAIAGVWESRSAAQDDVQTEAQSLYEVSSRAEVFPADYRAVVDKDVDAYVSFVVDTEWHYMRTEGGISPDGTALLGRLRTDVASRAPQNDIEAQAYQAMMDKIAVADEARNSRGGNVGPTMPGVVWFGLGIGAVVTIGMMFALQIRRTRRELVLAGTFSALIGFLLFLIWDFDDPFGRGMSVTTEPFLNLFPFLGG, from the coding sequence ATGTCCGAATGGCTGGCACTAGCCCTCGCGATGGCCGGGGCGTGCCTGGTCGTCGTCGCGGTCGTGCTGGTGAGGCACCGCAAGGCAGACGAGGACGAGGACACCTCGGAGACGCCCGACGTCATCGAGTACATCACCATGATGATCGGCGTGGTCTACGCGATCGTGCTGGGCCTGGCGATCGCCGGCGTCTGGGAGTCCCGTTCCGCCGCGCAGGACGACGTGCAGACCGAGGCCCAGTCGCTGTACGAGGTCAGCTCGCGGGCCGAGGTGTTCCCCGCCGACTACCGCGCCGTGGTCGACAAGGACGTCGACGCGTACGTCTCGTTCGTGGTGGACACCGAGTGGCACTACATGCGCACCGAGGGCGGGATCAGCCCCGACGGCACCGCGCTGCTCGGCAGGCTGCGCACCGACGTCGCCTCGCGGGCCCCGCAGAACGACATCGAGGCGCAGGCGTACCAGGCGATGATGGACAAGATCGCGGTCGCCGACGAGGCCCGCAACTCCCGTGGCGGCAACGTCGGTCCGACCATGCCCGGAGTGGTCTGGTTCGGCCTCGGCATCGGCGCGGTGGTCACCATCGGCATGATGTTCGCCCTGCAGATCCGCCGCACCCGGCGCGAACTGGTCCTGGCGGGCACGTTCAGCGCGCTGATCGGGTTCCTGCTCTTCCTGATCTGGGACTTCGACGACCCGTTCGGGCGCGGCATGTCGGTCACCACCGAGCCGTTCCTCAACCTGTTCCCCTTCCTCGGCGGCTGA
- a CDS encoding 2-dehydropantoate 2-reductase has translation MSGIPAQLPLRIAVFGAGSIGCRLGGALAAGADVTLIGRAAPMAELDRAGLTLTGPGDRRLHARPRTAVDASAAAGADYVLVTVKSADTAEAARLLATHLDGRTTVVSFQNGLHNARTLREALPGRTVLAGMVPYNVVRTGPASFHQGTSGELLLERAPAAGRLARAAAAAGLPVGLRADMPRVQAAKLLMNLNNAVNALSGLPLREQLGSRPYRLVLARCQREALAVFAAAGLVPARLTPVPPAWMPSVLGLPDPVFRRVAAASLRVDARARSSMWEDLQRARPTEVDELQGEVVALADRHRLPAPANRRLRELVHQAERAAVPPAWSGPDLLAALD, from the coding sequence GTGTCCGGAATCCCTGCGCAGCTGCCGCTGCGGATCGCCGTGTTCGGGGCGGGCAGCATCGGCTGCCGGCTGGGCGGGGCGCTGGCCGCCGGCGCCGACGTGACGCTGATCGGGCGGGCCGCCCCGATGGCCGAGCTCGACCGGGCGGGCCTGACCCTGACCGGTCCGGGCGACCGCCGCCTGCACGCCCGGCCGCGCACCGCTGTCGACGCCTCCGCCGCGGCGGGCGCCGACTACGTCCTGGTCACCGTGAAGTCCGCGGACACCGCCGAGGCCGCCCGGCTGCTCGCCACGCACCTGGACGGGCGCACCACCGTGGTCAGCTTCCAGAACGGCCTGCACAACGCGCGGACGCTGCGCGAGGCACTGCCCGGGCGGACGGTGCTGGCCGGGATGGTGCCGTACAACGTGGTACGCACCGGCCCGGCCTCCTTCCACCAGGGCACCTCGGGCGAGCTGCTGCTCGAACGGGCGCCCGCCGCCGGGCGGTTGGCGCGGGCGGCGGCGGCCGCCGGGCTGCCGGTCGGGCTGCGGGCGGACATGCCGCGGGTGCAGGCCGCGAAGCTGCTGATGAACCTCAACAACGCCGTCAACGCGCTCTCCGGCCTGCCGCTGCGCGAGCAGCTCGGCAGCCGCCCGTACCGGCTGGTGCTGGCCCGCTGCCAGCGTGAGGCGCTGGCGGTGTTCGCGGCGGCGGGCCTGGTCCCGGCCCGGCTGACGCCGGTGCCGCCGGCCTGGATGCCGTCCGTGCTGGGCCTGCCCGACCCGGTGTTCCGCCGGGTCGCGGCGGCGAGCCTGCGGGTGGACGCCCGGGCCCGCTCGTCGATGTGGGAGGACCTGCAGCGGGCCCGCCCCACCGAGGTCGACGAGTTGCAGGGCGAGGTGGTCGCCCTGGCCGACCGCCACCGGCTGCCCGCCCCCGCCAACCGGCGCCTGCGCGAACTCGTCCACCAGGCCGAGCGCGCGGCCGTCCCGCCCGCCTGGTCCGGCCCCGACCTGCTGGCCGCCCTGGACTGA
- a CDS encoding TOPRIM nucleotidyl transferase/hydrolase domain-containing protein — MTDMRAFRDAVVERAAGGSAEPTAADARTAGVRTAVLVEGPSDLAAVEVLAGRLGRDLAAEGVCVVPMGGAMSVGRFAALLGPPGLGLRLTGLCDEHEQGFYRRGFDRAGAGRAAFFVCVADLEDELIRTLGLPRIEEVLAAEGDLPAWHTFVRQPAQRDRPPERRLRRFLGTRSGRKIRYGRLLAEALAPDGLPAPLDAFFRHL, encoded by the coding sequence ATGACGGACATGCGGGCGTTCCGGGACGCGGTGGTCGAGCGGGCGGCGGGCGGCTCGGCGGAGCCCACGGCGGCGGACGCGCGGACGGCGGGGGTGCGGACGGCGGTGCTGGTGGAGGGGCCGAGCGACCTGGCGGCCGTCGAGGTGCTGGCGGGCCGGCTGGGGCGGGACCTGGCGGCGGAGGGGGTGTGCGTCGTGCCGATGGGCGGGGCGATGAGCGTCGGCCGGTTCGCCGCGCTGCTCGGGCCGCCCGGCCTGGGGCTGCGGCTGACCGGGCTGTGCGACGAGCACGAACAGGGCTTCTACCGGCGCGGGTTCGACCGGGCCGGGGCGGGCCGCGCGGCGTTCTTCGTCTGCGTGGCGGACCTGGAGGACGAGCTGATCCGCACCCTGGGCCTCCCCCGGATCGAGGAGGTCCTGGCCGCCGAGGGCGACCTGCCCGCCTGGCACACCTTCGTCCGCCAGCCCGCCCAGCGGGACCGCCCGCCGGAGCGGCGGCTGCGCCGCTTCCTCGGCACCCGCTCGGGCCGCAAGATCCGCTACGGCCGGCTGCTCGCCGAGGCCCTCGCCCCGGACGGCCTCCCGGCGCCGCTCGACGCGTTCTTCCGGCACCTGTAG
- a CDS encoding CYTH domain-containing protein, producing the protein MGEHSRKDARRGAAADLAEGRYARVERERRFLLARVPAPGAVTVARRITDRYVEGTRLRLRRVERLDTGECTYKLTQKVPAPPGTPAATQGLVTNLYLSEQEYTRLLAALPGPELTKTRLSVPPLGVDVFEGPLHGLVLAEAEFETAEDAETFVPPPGYVAELTDDRHFTGGHLVRTAREELRDDLAGYGVALP; encoded by the coding sequence ATGGGGGAACACAGCAGGAAGGACGCCCGCCGGGGGGCCGCGGCCGACCTGGCGGAGGGACGGTACGCGCGGGTCGAACGGGAGCGCCGCTTCCTGCTCGCCCGGGTGCCCGCGCCCGGCGCCGTCACCGTCGCCCGCCGGATCACCGACCGCTACGTCGAGGGCACCCGGCTGCGGCTGCGCCGGGTCGAACGGCTCGACACCGGCGAGTGCACCTACAAGCTCACCCAGAAGGTGCCCGCCCCGCCGGGCACCCCCGCCGCGACCCAGGGCCTGGTCACCAACCTGTACCTCTCCGAGCAGGAGTACACCCGCCTGCTCGCCGCCCTGCCCGGCCCCGAGCTCACCAAGACCCGGCTCAGCGTCCCCCCGCTCGGGGTGGACGTCTTCGAGGGGCCGCTGCACGGACTCGTACTGGCCGAAGCCGAGTTCGAGACCGCCGAGGACGCAGAAACGTTCGTCCCGCCGCCCGGCTACGTCGCGGAGCTCACCGACGACCGGCACTTCACCGGCGGGCACCTGGTCCGCACCGCGCGCGAGGAGCTCCGCGACGACCTGGCGGGGTACGGGGTGGCGCTGCCCTGA
- a CDS encoding MFS transporter, with the protein MTERTTTAPTGARRAGPPALDRRLVPPMVLGSVLNPINSTVIAVALVPIGAALGASPAQTAWLVSALYLATALGQPVVGRLIDLFGPRRLFLASTSLVGVAGVVGTLAPNLGTLIAARVVLGFGTCAGYPAAMALLRAESRRTGQESPAGVLTLLAVANQTVAVVGPLLGGLLTGLGGWRSTFALNIPLSLLAVTLGALRLPRPEAEPAKPDQAGHPDEADQAGRADQPDEAGQADGGPGPLRRIDLPGMALFAVLLLSLLLFLMHPHADRWYLPPLTLAAAAAFTRRERRTAQPFIDVRVLGGNTPLLLTYARALAAYVVAYAFLYGFAQWTEEGFGLTPLQAGLVQAPTFLVGIGVSVLAGRRGGVRTTLLVGAAGQIAACLLMLALGAHSPLWALVVLAVVFGIPQGANGLALQNSVFRQSDPARTGSSAGLLRTFAYLGSMVAAAATAAAYGPHAGTAGMHHLAWVMLAAAVLFLLLTAFDRTLRALPAAAG; encoded by the coding sequence ATGACCGAGCGCACGACCACCGCCCCGACCGGCGCCCGGCGGGCCGGACCGCCCGCGCTGGACCGCCGGCTGGTGCCCCCGATGGTGCTCGGCTCCGTCCTCAACCCGATCAACTCGACGGTCATCGCCGTCGCGCTCGTCCCGATCGGCGCCGCCCTCGGGGCCTCGCCCGCGCAGACCGCCTGGCTGGTCTCCGCGCTCTACCTGGCCACCGCGCTCGGACAGCCCGTGGTCGGGCGGCTGATCGACCTGTTCGGCCCGCGCCGGCTGTTCCTGGCGAGCACCTCGCTGGTCGGCGTGGCCGGGGTGGTCGGCACCCTCGCCCCGAACCTCGGGACGCTGATCGCCGCCCGGGTCGTCCTCGGCTTCGGCACCTGCGCCGGCTACCCCGCCGCGATGGCCCTGCTGCGCGCCGAATCCCGGCGCACCGGACAGGAGAGCCCCGCCGGGGTGCTCACCCTGCTCGCCGTCGCCAACCAGACCGTCGCCGTGGTCGGCCCGCTGCTCGGCGGACTGCTCACCGGCCTCGGCGGCTGGCGCAGCACCTTCGCGCTCAACATCCCGCTGTCGCTGCTCGCCGTCACCCTCGGCGCGCTCCGGCTGCCCCGACCGGAAGCCGAGCCCGCCAAGCCGGACCAGGCAGGCCACCCGGACGAGGCGGACCAGGCGGGCCGGGCGGACCAGCCGGACGAGGCGGGCCAGGCGGACGGTGGCCCCGGCCCGCTGCGCCGGATCGACCTGCCCGGGATGGCGCTGTTCGCCGTCCTGCTGCTCTCACTGCTGCTGTTCCTGATGCACCCGCACGCGGACCGCTGGTACCTGCCGCCGCTCACCCTCGCCGCCGCCGCGGCCTTCACCCGCCGCGAACGCCGCACCGCGCAGCCGTTCATCGACGTCCGGGTGCTCGGCGGCAACACCCCGCTGCTGCTCACCTACGCCCGCGCGCTCGCCGCGTACGTCGTCGCCTACGCCTTCCTGTACGGCTTCGCCCAGTGGACCGAGGAGGGCTTCGGCCTGACCCCGCTGCAGGCCGGACTGGTGCAGGCGCCGACCTTCCTGGTCGGCATCGGCGTCTCGGTGCTGGCCGGGCGGCGCGGCGGCGTCCGGACCACCCTGCTGGTCGGCGCGGCCGGCCAGATCGCCGCCTGCCTGCTGATGCTCGCGCTCGGCGCGCACAGCCCGCTGTGGGCGCTGGTGGTGCTCGCCGTGGTGTTCGGGATCCCGCAGGGCGCCAACGGGCTGGCCCTGCAGAACTCGGTCTTCCGGCAGTCCGACCCGGCCCGCACCGGCTCCTCCGCCGGGCTGCTGCGCACCTTCGCCTACCTCGGCTCGATGGTCGCCGCCGCCGCGACCGCCGCCGCGTACGGCCCGCACGCGGGCACCGCCGGCATGCACCACCTGGCCTGGGTCATGCTCGCCGCCGCCGTGCTGTTCCTGCTGCTCACCGCCTTCGACCGGACGCTGCGCGCGCTCCCGGCCGCGGCCGGCTGA
- a CDS encoding HAD family hydrolase translates to MTTLSSAPEPVGLVIFDCDGVLVDIERIAVRVQVETGAELGWPLDVAEVVERFIGRPPAAIRQQIEERLGTEAAAEWERRFERRHRELVDAELTAVDGIVDALDGLDARGLPYCVASSGSHDKMRHTLGRTGLYERLAGRIFSASEVARGKPFPDVFLHAAARMGYRPEVCVVVEDSPAGLRAARAAGMRRLGYTAGPTGPALAEREFADQADTVLFSDMRRLPELLD, encoded by the coding sequence ATGACCACGCTGAGCAGTGCCCCGGAGCCCGTCGGACTGGTGATATTCGACTGCGACGGCGTCCTGGTCGACATCGAGCGGATCGCCGTCCGGGTGCAGGTCGAGACCGGGGCGGAGCTCGGCTGGCCGCTCGACGTCGCCGAGGTGGTGGAGCGGTTCATCGGCCGCCCCCCGGCCGCGATCCGGCAGCAGATCGAGGAGCGGCTGGGCACCGAGGCCGCCGCCGAGTGGGAGCGCCGGTTCGAGCGGCGGCACCGAGAACTGGTGGACGCCGAACTCACCGCCGTGGACGGCATCGTGGACGCGCTCGACGGGCTGGACGCGCGCGGGCTGCCGTACTGCGTCGCCTCCAGCGGCAGCCACGACAAGATGCGGCACACCCTCGGCCGCACCGGGCTGTACGAGCGCCTCGCCGGACGGATCTTCAGCGCGAGCGAGGTCGCCCGCGGCAAGCCCTTCCCCGACGTCTTCCTGCACGCCGCCGCCCGGATGGGGTACCGGCCCGAGGTCTGCGTCGTCGTCGAGGACAGCCCCGCCGGGCTCCGGGCCGCCCGCGCGGCCGGCATGCGCCGCCTCGGCTACACCGCCGGACCGACCGGACCCGCCCTCGCGGAGCGGGAGTTCGCGGACCAGGCCGACACCGTGCTGTTCTCGGACATGCGGCGGCTCCCCGAGCTGCTGGACTGA